The genomic stretch TTTAGTGAACAGTGAGTAGTGAATAGTTAAGGACAGTCTTCACTGTTCACTATTCACTAATCTTTACAGGCAGTTGCGCTTCTGCTGCAGGAACAGGTCCGCAAGTACCAGGGCTGCCATGCTTTCCACGATCACGGGAGCGCGGACTGCAACGCAGGGGTCGTGTCTGCCGCGGGCTGCAAGCGTCCCGTTCTCGCCGCCGCGACCTGCGGTCTTCTGCTCCTGGCTGATGGTTGCCGTAGGCTTGAAGGCCACCTTGCAGTAGATGGGTTCGCCATTGCTGATGCCACCCAGGGAGCCACCGGCGTTGTTGGTCTTGGTGTGGTAACTGTTGCCGTCAAAGAAAAGTTCGTCGTTGTGTTCGCTGCCATGCATGCGGGCTGCGGCGAAACCGCTACCGATTTCAAAACCTTTACTTGCGGGAATGGATAGCATTGCCTGTGCAAGGAGCGCATCCAGGCGGTCAAACACCGGTTCGCCCAGGGCGATGGGCGGGTTCTTCACCAGAAGGCATACGGTACCGCCAACGCTGTCCATGTTCTCGCGGGCGTCCAGTACAACCTGCTCCATCTTGGCGCTGGCCTCGGGGTCGGGGCAGCGGACGGGGGAGGCTTCGATCTGGTCCAGGGTAAGTTCGTCCAGGTTCAGGGGGCCGCAGTCCACGTTGCCGATGGAGTTGACCCATGCCATGATCTCGGTACCTGCCACCTGCTTCAAAAGCTTCTTGGCCACGGCACCTGCGGCAACGCGGCCGATGGTCTCGCGGGCGGAACTGCGTCCACCGCCGCGGTAGTCTCTAAAACCGTACTTCAGGTCGTAGCACAGGTCGGCGTGACCCGGGCGGTACCACTTCTGGATTTCGGAATAGTCGTGGCTCCTCTGGTCTTCGTTGAAGACGGCAAAGGAAATGGGGGTGCCTGTGGTTTTCCCTTCGAAAACGCCAGAAAGGATCTTGACCTGGTCCTTTTCGTCGCGAGGAGTGGTCATTTTGTTCTGACCGGGGCGACGGCGGTTCAATTCTGCCTGGATATCGGCTTCTTCGAGGGGGAGACCTGCGGGGCAACCGTCCAGGACGGAACCCACACCGGCACCATGGGATTCACCCCATGTTGTAACAGCGAAAATCTTTCCAAAAGTGCTAGACATGCTCAAAATATAGCTAAAAGTGATTTTTTCTAAGAAAATATGTGACAAGGACTTACAAAGTTTGCTTAAGTTTACTATCTTTTACATTGGTTTCTAGGAGATACTGTGAAAAAACTTGGCTTTATCGTTATTCTCTTGACGTTGCTTCTTGCGTTTGAAGCAGCTGCACAGAGCTATAACAGTTTTGCC from Fibrobacter sp. encodes the following:
- the aroC gene encoding chorismate synthase, producing MSSTFGKIFAVTTWGESHGAGVGSVLDGCPAGLPLEEADIQAELNRRRPGQNKMTTPRDEKDQVKILSGVFEGKTTGTPISFAVFNEDQRSHDYSEIQKWYRPGHADLCYDLKYGFRDYRGGGRSSARETIGRVAAGAVAKKLLKQVAGTEIMAWVNSIGNVDCGPLNLDELTLDQIEASPVRCPDPEASAKMEQVVLDARENMDSVGGTVCLLVKNPPIALGEPVFDRLDALLAQAMLSIPASKGFEIGSGFAAARMHGSEHNDELFFDGNSYHTKTNNAGGSLGGISNGEPIYCKVAFKPTATISQEQKTAGRGGENGTLAARGRHDPCVAVRAPVIVESMAALVLADLFLQQKRNCL